Proteins co-encoded in one Lasioglossum baleicum chromosome 3, iyLasBale1, whole genome shotgun sequence genomic window:
- the Wupa gene encoding troponin wings up A isoform X12, which yields MADDEEKKRKQAETDRKRAEVRARLEEASKAKKAKKGFMTPDRKKKLRLLLRKKAAEELKKEQERKAAERRRIIEERCGKAKDTDNASEDDLKEICQMYYDRVYLCEGQKWDLEREVRKRDYEISDLNSQVNDLRGKFMKPTLKKVSKYENKFAKLQKKAAEFNFRNQLKQVKKKEFTLEEEDKEKKPDWSKKGEEKKVKEEEVEA from the exons GAAAAGAAGAGGAAACAGGCGGAGACCGACAGAAAGAGGGCGGAGGTCCGCGCCCGCCTCGAAGAGGCTTCCAAAGCCAAGAAGGCGAAGAAGGGTTTCATGACCCCTGACAGGAAGAAGAAACTTAGG TTGTTGCTGCGTAAGAAAGCCGCCGAGGAATTGAAGAAGGAGCAGGAAAGAAAAGCCGCGGAAAGGAGGCGCATCATCGAAGAACGCTGTGGAAAGGCCAAGGACACCGACAACGCGAGCGAAG ACGATTTGAAGGAGATTTGCCAAATGTATTACGACCGCGTCTACCTTTGTGAGGGTCAGAAGTGGGATTTGGAGCGTGAAGTTCGGAAAAGGGACTACGAG ATCTCGGACTTGAACAGCCAGGTGAACGACCTCCGAGGTAAATT CATGAAGCCAACGTTGAAGAAAGTCTCCAAGTACGAGAACAAGTTCGCCAAGCTGCAGAAGAAGGCAGCCGAGTTCAACTTCCGTAACCAGCTGAAACAGGTGAAGAAGAAGGAGTTCACCCTCGAAGAAGAGGACAAGGAG AAGAAACCGGACTGGTCAAAGAAGGGCGAGGAAAAGAAGGTAAAGGAAGAAGAGGTGGAGGCATGA
- the Wupa gene encoding troponin wings up A isoform X10, translating to MADDEEKKRKQAETDRKRAEVRARLEEASKAKKAKKGFMTPDRKKKLRLLLRKKAAEELKKEQERKAAERRRIIEERCGKAKDTDNASEETVKRVLREYHNRITALEDQKFDLEYVVKKKDFEISDLNSQVNDLRGKFMKPTLKKVSKYENKFAKLQKKAAEFNFRNQLKQVKKKEFTLEEEDKEKKPDWSKKGEEKKVKEEEVEA from the exons GAAAAGAAGAGGAAACAGGCGGAGACCGACAGAAAGAGGGCGGAGGTCCGCGCCCGCCTCGAAGAGGCTTCCAAAGCCAAGAAGGCGAAGAAGGGTTTCATGACCCCTGACAGGAAGAAGAAACTTAGG TTGTTGCTGCGTAAGAAAGCCGCCGAGGAATTGAAGAAGGAGCAGGAAAGAAAAGCCGCGGAAAGGAGGCGCATCATCGAAGAACGCTGTGGAAAGGCCAAGGACACCGACAACGCGAGCGAAG AGACCGTGAAGCGCGTGCTGCGCGAGTACCACAATAGGATCACAGCATTGGAGGATCAAAAATTCGACCTCGAATATGTTGTTAAGAAGAAGGACTTCGAG ATCTCGGACTTGAACAGCCAGGTGAACGACCTCCGAGGTAAATT CATGAAGCCAACGTTGAAGAAAGTCTCCAAGTACGAGAACAAGTTCGCCAAGCTGCAGAAGAAGGCAGCCGAGTTCAACTTCCGTAACCAGCTGAAACAGGTGAAGAAGAAGGAGTTCACCCTCGAAGAAGAGGACAAGGAG AAGAAACCGGACTGGTCAAAGAAGGGCGAGGAAAAGAAGGTAAAGGAAGAAGAGGTGGAGGCATGA
- the Wupa gene encoding troponin wings up A isoform X7: MADDEEKKRKQAETDRKRAEVRARLEEASKAKKAKKGFMTPDRKKKLRLLLRKKAAEELKKEQERKAAERRRIIEERCGKAKDTDNASEETVKRVLREYHNRITALEDQKFDLEYVVKKKDFEISDLNSQVNDLRGKFMKPTLKKVSKYENKFAKLQKKAAEFNFRNQLKQVKKKEFTLEEEDKENASKDKKKPDWSKKGEEKKVKEEEVEA; encoded by the exons GAAAAGAAGAGGAAACAGGCGGAGACCGACAGAAAGAGGGCGGAGGTCCGCGCCCGCCTCGAAGAGGCTTCCAAAGCCAAGAAGGCGAAGAAGGGTTTCATGACCCCTGACAGGAAGAAGAAACTTAGG TTGTTGCTGCGTAAGAAAGCCGCCGAGGAATTGAAGAAGGAGCAGGAAAGAAAAGCCGCGGAAAGGAGGCGCATCATCGAAGAACGCTGTGGAAAGGCCAAGGACACCGACAACGCGAGCGAAG AGACCGTGAAGCGCGTGCTGCGCGAGTACCACAATAGGATCACAGCATTGGAGGATCAAAAATTCGACCTCGAATATGTTGTTAAGAAGAAGGACTTCGAG ATCTCGGACTTGAACAGCCAGGTGAACGACCTCCGAGGTAAATT CATGAAGCCAACGTTGAAGAAAGTCTCCAAGTACGAGAACAAGTTCGCCAAGCTGCAGAAGAAGGCAGCCGAGTTCAACTTCCGTAACCAGCTGAAACAGGTGAAGAAGAAGGAGTTCACCCTCGAAGAAGAGGACAAGGAG AACGCGTCAAAAGATAAG AAGAAACCGGACTGGTCAAAGAAGGGCGAGGAAAAGAAGGTAAAGGAAGAAGAGGTGGAGGCATGA
- the Wupa gene encoding troponin wings up A isoform X13, with product MADDERKRLEDEKKRKQAETDRKRAEVRARLEEASKAKKAKKGFMTPDRKKKLRLLLRKKAAEELKKEQERKAAERRRIIEERCGKAKDTDNASEETVKRVLREYHNRITALEDQKFDLEYVVKKKDFEISDLNSQVNDLRGKFMKPTLKKVSKYENKFAKLQKKAAEFNFRNQLKQVKKKEFTLEEEDKEPKKSEKAEWQTKK from the exons GAAAAGAAGAGGAAACAGGCGGAGACCGACAGAAAGAGGGCGGAGGTCCGCGCCCGCCTCGAAGAGGCTTCCAAAGCCAAGAAGGCGAAGAAGGGTTTCATGACCCCTGACAGGAAGAAGAAACTTAGG TTGTTGCTGCGTAAGAAAGCCGCCGAGGAATTGAAGAAGGAGCAGGAAAGAAAAGCCGCGGAAAGGAGGCGCATCATCGAAGAACGCTGTGGAAAGGCCAAGGACACCGACAACGCGAGCGAAG AGACCGTGAAGCGCGTGCTGCGCGAGTACCACAATAGGATCACAGCATTGGAGGATCAAAAATTCGACCTCGAATATGTTGTTAAGAAGAAGGACTTCGAG ATCTCGGACTTGAACAGCCAGGTGAACGACCTCCGAGGTAAATT CATGAAGCCAACGTTGAAGAAAGTCTCCAAGTACGAGAACAAGTTCGCCAAGCTGCAGAAGAAGGCAGCCGAGTTCAACTTCCGTAACCAGCTGAAACAGGTGAAGAAGAAGGAGTTCACCCTCGAAGAAGAGGACAAGGAG CCCAAGAAGTCCGAGAAGGCAGAGTGGCAGACGAAGAAGTAG
- the Wupa gene encoding troponin wings up A isoform X5 — protein sequence MADDERKRLEDEKKRKQAETDRKRAEVRARLEEASKAKKAKKGFMTPDRKKKLRLLLRKKAAEELKKEQERKAAERRRIIEERCGKAKDTDNASEDDLKEICQMYYDRVYLCEGQKWDLEREVRKRDYEISDLNSQVNDLRGKFMKPTLKKVSKYENKFAKLQKKAAEFNFRNQLKQVKKKEFTLEEEDKENASKDKKKPDWSKKGEEKKVKEEEVEA from the exons GAAAAGAAGAGGAAACAGGCGGAGACCGACAGAAAGAGGGCGGAGGTCCGCGCCCGCCTCGAAGAGGCTTCCAAAGCCAAGAAGGCGAAGAAGGGTTTCATGACCCCTGACAGGAAGAAGAAACTTAGG TTGTTGCTGCGTAAGAAAGCCGCCGAGGAATTGAAGAAGGAGCAGGAAAGAAAAGCCGCGGAAAGGAGGCGCATCATCGAAGAACGCTGTGGAAAGGCCAAGGACACCGACAACGCGAGCGAAG ACGATTTGAAGGAGATTTGCCAAATGTATTACGACCGCGTCTACCTTTGTGAGGGTCAGAAGTGGGATTTGGAGCGTGAAGTTCGGAAAAGGGACTACGAG ATCTCGGACTTGAACAGCCAGGTGAACGACCTCCGAGGTAAATT CATGAAGCCAACGTTGAAGAAAGTCTCCAAGTACGAGAACAAGTTCGCCAAGCTGCAGAAGAAGGCAGCCGAGTTCAACTTCCGTAACCAGCTGAAACAGGTGAAGAAGAAGGAGTTCACCCTCGAAGAAGAGGACAAGGAG AACGCGTCAAAAGATAAG AAGAAACCGGACTGGTCAAAGAAGGGCGAGGAAAAGAAGGTAAAGGAAGAAGAGGTGGAGGCATGA
- the Wupa gene encoding troponin wings up A isoform X3 — protein sequence MADDERKRLEDEKKRKQAETDRKRAEVRARLEEASKAKKAKKGFMTPDRKKKLRLLLRKKAAEELKKEQERKAAERRRIIEERCGKAKDTDNASEETVKRVLREYHNRITALEDQKFDLEYVVKKKDFEISDLNSQVNDLRGKFMKPTLKKVSKYENKFAKLQKKAAEFNFRNQLKQVKKKEFTLEEEDKENASKDKKKPDWSKKGEEKKVKEEEVEA from the exons GAAAAGAAGAGGAAACAGGCGGAGACCGACAGAAAGAGGGCGGAGGTCCGCGCCCGCCTCGAAGAGGCTTCCAAAGCCAAGAAGGCGAAGAAGGGTTTCATGACCCCTGACAGGAAGAAGAAACTTAGG TTGTTGCTGCGTAAGAAAGCCGCCGAGGAATTGAAGAAGGAGCAGGAAAGAAAAGCCGCGGAAAGGAGGCGCATCATCGAAGAACGCTGTGGAAAGGCCAAGGACACCGACAACGCGAGCGAAG AGACCGTGAAGCGCGTGCTGCGCGAGTACCACAATAGGATCACAGCATTGGAGGATCAAAAATTCGACCTCGAATATGTTGTTAAGAAGAAGGACTTCGAG ATCTCGGACTTGAACAGCCAGGTGAACGACCTCCGAGGTAAATT CATGAAGCCAACGTTGAAGAAAGTCTCCAAGTACGAGAACAAGTTCGCCAAGCTGCAGAAGAAGGCAGCCGAGTTCAACTTCCGTAACCAGCTGAAACAGGTGAAGAAGAAGGAGTTCACCCTCGAAGAAGAGGACAAGGAG AACGCGTCAAAAGATAAG AAGAAACCGGACTGGTCAAAGAAGGGCGAGGAAAAGAAGGTAAAGGAAGAAGAGGTGGAGGCATGA
- the Wupa gene encoding troponin wings up A isoform X6 → MADDERKRLEDEKKRKQAETDRKRAEVRARLEEASKAKKAKKGFMTPDRKKKLRLLLRKKAAEELKKEQERKAAERRRIIEERCGKAKDTDNASEETVKRVLREYHNRITALEDQKFDLEYVVKKKDFEISDLNSQVNDLRGKFMKPTLKKVSKYENKFAKLQKKAAEFNFRNQLKQVKKKEFTLEEEDKEKKPDWSKKGEEKKVKEEEVEA, encoded by the exons GAAAAGAAGAGGAAACAGGCGGAGACCGACAGAAAGAGGGCGGAGGTCCGCGCCCGCCTCGAAGAGGCTTCCAAAGCCAAGAAGGCGAAGAAGGGTTTCATGACCCCTGACAGGAAGAAGAAACTTAGG TTGTTGCTGCGTAAGAAAGCCGCCGAGGAATTGAAGAAGGAGCAGGAAAGAAAAGCCGCGGAAAGGAGGCGCATCATCGAAGAACGCTGTGGAAAGGCCAAGGACACCGACAACGCGAGCGAAG AGACCGTGAAGCGCGTGCTGCGCGAGTACCACAATAGGATCACAGCATTGGAGGATCAAAAATTCGACCTCGAATATGTTGTTAAGAAGAAGGACTTCGAG ATCTCGGACTTGAACAGCCAGGTGAACGACCTCCGAGGTAAATT CATGAAGCCAACGTTGAAGAAAGTCTCCAAGTACGAGAACAAGTTCGCCAAGCTGCAGAAGAAGGCAGCCGAGTTCAACTTCCGTAACCAGCTGAAACAGGTGAAGAAGAAGGAGTTCACCCTCGAAGAAGAGGACAAGGAG AAGAAACCGGACTGGTCAAAGAAGGGCGAGGAAAAGAAGGTAAAGGAAGAAGAGGTGGAGGCATGA
- the Wupa gene encoding troponin wings up A isoform X4, with protein MADDERKRLEDEKKRKQAETDRKRAEVRARLEEASKAKKAKKGFMTPDRKKKLRLLLRKKAAEELKKEQERKAAERRRIIEERCGKAKDTDNASEAELQTICSAYWNRLQALEGDKYDLERQIRMKEFEISDLNSQVNDLRGKFMKPTLKKVSKYENKFAKLQKKAAEFNFRNQLKQVKKKEFTLEEEDKENASKDKKKPDWSKKGEEKKVKEEEVEA; from the exons GAAAAGAAGAGGAAACAGGCGGAGACCGACAGAAAGAGGGCGGAGGTCCGCGCCCGCCTCGAAGAGGCTTCCAAAGCCAAGAAGGCGAAGAAGGGTTTCATGACCCCTGACAGGAAGAAGAAACTTAGG TTGTTGCTGCGTAAGAAAGCCGCCGAGGAATTGAAGAAGGAGCAGGAAAGAAAAGCCGCGGAAAGGAGGCGCATCATCGAAGAACGCTGTGGAAAGGCCAAGGACACCGACAACGCGAGCGAAG CCGAGCTCCAGACGATCTGTTCGGCATATTGGAACAGACTACAAGCGCTCGAGGGCGATAAGTATGACCTCGAGAGGCAAATTAGAATGAAAGAATTCGAG ATCTCGGACTTGAACAGCCAGGTGAACGACCTCCGAGGTAAATT CATGAAGCCAACGTTGAAGAAAGTCTCCAAGTACGAGAACAAGTTCGCCAAGCTGCAGAAGAAGGCAGCCGAGTTCAACTTCCGTAACCAGCTGAAACAGGTGAAGAAGAAGGAGTTCACCCTCGAAGAAGAGGACAAGGAG AACGCGTCAAAAGATAAG AAGAAACCGGACTGGTCAAAGAAGGGCGAGGAAAAGAAGGTAAAGGAAGAAGAGGTGGAGGCATGA
- the Wupa gene encoding troponin wings up A isoform X11, whose translation MADDEEKKRKQAETDRKRAEVRARLEEASKAKKAKKGFMTPDRKKKLRLLLRKKAAEELKKEQERKAAERRRIIEERCGKAKDTDNASEAELQTICSAYWNRLQALEGDKYDLERQIRMKEFEISDLNSQVNDLRGKFMKPTLKKVSKYENKFAKLQKKAAEFNFRNQLKQVKKKEFTLEEEDKEKKPDWSKKGEEKKVKEEEVEA comes from the exons GAAAAGAAGAGGAAACAGGCGGAGACCGACAGAAAGAGGGCGGAGGTCCGCGCCCGCCTCGAAGAGGCTTCCAAAGCCAAGAAGGCGAAGAAGGGTTTCATGACCCCTGACAGGAAGAAGAAACTTAGG TTGTTGCTGCGTAAGAAAGCCGCCGAGGAATTGAAGAAGGAGCAGGAAAGAAAAGCCGCGGAAAGGAGGCGCATCATCGAAGAACGCTGTGGAAAGGCCAAGGACACCGACAACGCGAGCGAAG CCGAGCTCCAGACGATCTGTTCGGCATATTGGAACAGACTACAAGCGCTCGAGGGCGATAAGTATGACCTCGAGAGGCAAATTAGAATGAAAGAATTCGAG ATCTCGGACTTGAACAGCCAGGTGAACGACCTCCGAGGTAAATT CATGAAGCCAACGTTGAAGAAAGTCTCCAAGTACGAGAACAAGTTCGCCAAGCTGCAGAAGAAGGCAGCCGAGTTCAACTTCCGTAACCAGCTGAAACAGGTGAAGAAGAAGGAGTTCACCCTCGAAGAAGAGGACAAGGAG AAGAAACCGGACTGGTCAAAGAAGGGCGAGGAAAAGAAGGTAAAGGAAGAAGAGGTGGAGGCATGA
- the Wupa gene encoding troponin wings up A isoform X2, translating to MADDEEKKRKQAETDRKRAEVRARLEEASKAKKAKKGFMTPDRKKKLRLLLRKKAAEELKKEQERKAAERRRIIEERCGKAKDTDNASEANVKSVLTQYHKRIIVLEGQKYDLEYEVAKKDFEVDMFFDAQNDDVAINIYKKRKQSRIPYFFFCFFSFSLSLSLYLTLYLSIFLYLSFSLLDNFCCFFQHTHTHSFGNCVRILFSDYLRKEILLLEQGAE from the exons GAAAAGAAGAGGAAACAGGCGGAGACCGACAGAAAGAGGGCGGAGGTCCGCGCCCGCCTCGAAGAGGCTTCCAAAGCCAAGAAGGCGAAGAAGGGTTTCATGACCCCTGACAGGAAGAAGAAACTTAGG TTGTTGCTGCGTAAGAAAGCCGCCGAGGAATTGAAGAAGGAGCAGGAAAGAAAAGCCGCGGAAAGGAGGCGCATCATCGAAGAACGCTGTGGAAAGGCCAAGGACACCGACAACGCGAGCGAAG CTAACGTGAAGTCCGTTCTGACCCAGTATCATAAGAGGATCATCGTTCTCGAGGGGCAGAAGTACGACCTTGAGTACGAAGTCGCCAAGAAGGATTTCGAGGTCGACATGTTTTTCGATGCACAAAACGACGACGTTGCAATTAACATTTATAAAAAGAGAAAACAGAGCAGAATACCATAttttttcttctgttttttctctttctcactttctctctcactctatcttactctctatctatctatctttctctatctctctttctctctgttagataatttttgttgttttttccAACATACCCACACACATTCCTTTGGGAACTGTGTGCGTATTCTTTTTTCTGATTACTTACGCAAGGAGATTTTGTTGCTAGAGCAAGGCGCTGAGTAA
- the Wupa gene encoding troponin wings up A isoform X8, translating into MADDERKRLEDEKKRKQAETDRKRAEVRARLEEASKAKKAKKGFMTPDRKKKLRLLLRKKAAEELKKEQERKAAERRRIIEERCGKAKDTDNASEAELQTICSAYWNRLQALEGDKYDLERQIRMKEFEISDLNSQVNDLRGKFMKPTLKKVSKYENKFAKLQKKAAEFNFRNQLKQVKKKEFTLEEEDKEKKPDWSKKGEEKKVKEEEVEA; encoded by the exons GAAAAGAAGAGGAAACAGGCGGAGACCGACAGAAAGAGGGCGGAGGTCCGCGCCCGCCTCGAAGAGGCTTCCAAAGCCAAGAAGGCGAAGAAGGGTTTCATGACCCCTGACAGGAAGAAGAAACTTAGG TTGTTGCTGCGTAAGAAAGCCGCCGAGGAATTGAAGAAGGAGCAGGAAAGAAAAGCCGCGGAAAGGAGGCGCATCATCGAAGAACGCTGTGGAAAGGCCAAGGACACCGACAACGCGAGCGAAG CCGAGCTCCAGACGATCTGTTCGGCATATTGGAACAGACTACAAGCGCTCGAGGGCGATAAGTATGACCTCGAGAGGCAAATTAGAATGAAAGAATTCGAG ATCTCGGACTTGAACAGCCAGGTGAACGACCTCCGAGGTAAATT CATGAAGCCAACGTTGAAGAAAGTCTCCAAGTACGAGAACAAGTTCGCCAAGCTGCAGAAGAAGGCAGCCGAGTTCAACTTCCGTAACCAGCTGAAACAGGTGAAGAAGAAGGAGTTCACCCTCGAAGAAGAGGACAAGGAG AAGAAACCGGACTGGTCAAAGAAGGGCGAGGAAAAGAAGGTAAAGGAAGAAGAGGTGGAGGCATGA
- the Wupa gene encoding troponin wings up A isoform X15 has product MADDEEKKRKQAETDRKRAEVRARLEEASKAKKAKKGFMTPDRKKKLRLLLRKKAAEELKKEQERKAAERRRIIEERCGKAKDTDNASEETVKRVLREYHNRITALEDQKFDLEYVVKKKDFEISDLNSQVNDLRGKFMKPTLKKVSKYENKFAKLQKKAAEFNFRNQLKQVKKKEFTLEEEDKEPKKSEKAEWQTKK; this is encoded by the exons GAAAAGAAGAGGAAACAGGCGGAGACCGACAGAAAGAGGGCGGAGGTCCGCGCCCGCCTCGAAGAGGCTTCCAAAGCCAAGAAGGCGAAGAAGGGTTTCATGACCCCTGACAGGAAGAAGAAACTTAGG TTGTTGCTGCGTAAGAAAGCCGCCGAGGAATTGAAGAAGGAGCAGGAAAGAAAAGCCGCGGAAAGGAGGCGCATCATCGAAGAACGCTGTGGAAAGGCCAAGGACACCGACAACGCGAGCGAAG AGACCGTGAAGCGCGTGCTGCGCGAGTACCACAATAGGATCACAGCATTGGAGGATCAAAAATTCGACCTCGAATATGTTGTTAAGAAGAAGGACTTCGAG ATCTCGGACTTGAACAGCCAGGTGAACGACCTCCGAGGTAAATT CATGAAGCCAACGTTGAAGAAAGTCTCCAAGTACGAGAACAAGTTCGCCAAGCTGCAGAAGAAGGCAGCCGAGTTCAACTTCCGTAACCAGCTGAAACAGGTGAAGAAGAAGGAGTTCACCCTCGAAGAAGAGGACAAGGAG CCCAAGAAGTCCGAGAAGGCAGAGTGGCAGACGAAGAAGTAG
- the Wupa gene encoding troponin wings up A isoform X17 — protein sequence MADDEEKKRKQAETDRKRAEVRARLEEASKAKKAKKGFMTPDRKKKLRLLLRKKAAEELKKEQERKAAERRRIIEERCGKAKDTDNASEDDLKEICQMYYDRVYLCEGQKWDLEREVRKRDYEISDLNSQVNDLRGKFMKPTLKKVSKYENKFAKLQKKAAEFNFRNQLKQVKKKEFTLEEEDKEPKKSEKAEWQTKK from the exons GAAAAGAAGAGGAAACAGGCGGAGACCGACAGAAAGAGGGCGGAGGTCCGCGCCCGCCTCGAAGAGGCTTCCAAAGCCAAGAAGGCGAAGAAGGGTTTCATGACCCCTGACAGGAAGAAGAAACTTAGG TTGTTGCTGCGTAAGAAAGCCGCCGAGGAATTGAAGAAGGAGCAGGAAAGAAAAGCCGCGGAAAGGAGGCGCATCATCGAAGAACGCTGTGGAAAGGCCAAGGACACCGACAACGCGAGCGAAG ACGATTTGAAGGAGATTTGCCAAATGTATTACGACCGCGTCTACCTTTGTGAGGGTCAGAAGTGGGATTTGGAGCGTGAAGTTCGGAAAAGGGACTACGAG ATCTCGGACTTGAACAGCCAGGTGAACGACCTCCGAGGTAAATT CATGAAGCCAACGTTGAAGAAAGTCTCCAAGTACGAGAACAAGTTCGCCAAGCTGCAGAAGAAGGCAGCCGAGTTCAACTTCCGTAACCAGCTGAAACAGGTGAAGAAGAAGGAGTTCACCCTCGAAGAAGAGGACAAGGAG CCCAAGAAGTCCGAGAAGGCAGAGTGGCAGACGAAGAAGTAG
- the Wupa gene encoding troponin wings up A isoform X16, with amino-acid sequence MADDEEKKRKQAETDRKRAEVRARLEEASKAKKAKKGFMTPDRKKKLRLLLRKKAAEELKKEQERKAAERRRIIEERCGKAKDTDNASEAELQTICSAYWNRLQALEGDKYDLERQIRMKEFEISDLNSQVNDLRGKFMKPTLKKVSKYENKFAKLQKKAAEFNFRNQLKQVKKKEFTLEEEDKEPKKSEKAEWQTKK; translated from the exons GAAAAGAAGAGGAAACAGGCGGAGACCGACAGAAAGAGGGCGGAGGTCCGCGCCCGCCTCGAAGAGGCTTCCAAAGCCAAGAAGGCGAAGAAGGGTTTCATGACCCCTGACAGGAAGAAGAAACTTAGG TTGTTGCTGCGTAAGAAAGCCGCCGAGGAATTGAAGAAGGAGCAGGAAAGAAAAGCCGCGGAAAGGAGGCGCATCATCGAAGAACGCTGTGGAAAGGCCAAGGACACCGACAACGCGAGCGAAG CCGAGCTCCAGACGATCTGTTCGGCATATTGGAACAGACTACAAGCGCTCGAGGGCGATAAGTATGACCTCGAGAGGCAAATTAGAATGAAAGAATTCGAG ATCTCGGACTTGAACAGCCAGGTGAACGACCTCCGAGGTAAATT CATGAAGCCAACGTTGAAGAAAGTCTCCAAGTACGAGAACAAGTTCGCCAAGCTGCAGAAGAAGGCAGCCGAGTTCAACTTCCGTAACCAGCTGAAACAGGTGAAGAAGAAGGAGTTCACCCTCGAAGAAGAGGACAAGGAG CCCAAGAAGTCCGAGAAGGCAGAGTGGCAGACGAAGAAGTAG
- the Wupa gene encoding troponin wings up A isoform X14, whose protein sequence is MADDERKRLEDEKKRKQAETDRKRAEVRARLEEASKAKKAKKGFMTPDRKKKLRLLLRKKAAEELKKEQERKAAERRRIIEERCGKAKDTDNASEDDLKEICQMYYDRVYLCEGQKWDLEREVRKRDYEISDLNSQVNDLRGKFMKPTLKKVSKYENKFAKLQKKAAEFNFRNQLKQVKKKEFTLEEEDKEPKKSEKAEWQTKK, encoded by the exons GAAAAGAAGAGGAAACAGGCGGAGACCGACAGAAAGAGGGCGGAGGTCCGCGCCCGCCTCGAAGAGGCTTCCAAAGCCAAGAAGGCGAAGAAGGGTTTCATGACCCCTGACAGGAAGAAGAAACTTAGG TTGTTGCTGCGTAAGAAAGCCGCCGAGGAATTGAAGAAGGAGCAGGAAAGAAAAGCCGCGGAAAGGAGGCGCATCATCGAAGAACGCTGTGGAAAGGCCAAGGACACCGACAACGCGAGCGAAG ACGATTTGAAGGAGATTTGCCAAATGTATTACGACCGCGTCTACCTTTGTGAGGGTCAGAAGTGGGATTTGGAGCGTGAAGTTCGGAAAAGGGACTACGAG ATCTCGGACTTGAACAGCCAGGTGAACGACCTCCGAGGTAAATT CATGAAGCCAACGTTGAAGAAAGTCTCCAAGTACGAGAACAAGTTCGCCAAGCTGCAGAAGAAGGCAGCCGAGTTCAACTTCCGTAACCAGCTGAAACAGGTGAAGAAGAAGGAGTTCACCCTCGAAGAAGAGGACAAGGAG CCCAAGAAGTCCGAGAAGGCAGAGTGGCAGACGAAGAAGTAG
- the Wupa gene encoding troponin wings up A isoform X9, translating to MADDERKRLEDEKKRKQAETDRKRAEVRARLEEASKAKKAKKGFMTPDRKKKLRLLLRKKAAEELKKEQERKAAERRRIIEERCGKAKDTDNASEDDLKEICQMYYDRVYLCEGQKWDLEREVRKRDYEISDLNSQVNDLRGKFMKPTLKKVSKYENKFAKLQKKAAEFNFRNQLKQVKKKEFTLEEEDKEKKPDWSKKGEEKKVKEEEVEA from the exons GAAAAGAAGAGGAAACAGGCGGAGACCGACAGAAAGAGGGCGGAGGTCCGCGCCCGCCTCGAAGAGGCTTCCAAAGCCAAGAAGGCGAAGAAGGGTTTCATGACCCCTGACAGGAAGAAGAAACTTAGG TTGTTGCTGCGTAAGAAAGCCGCCGAGGAATTGAAGAAGGAGCAGGAAAGAAAAGCCGCGGAAAGGAGGCGCATCATCGAAGAACGCTGTGGAAAGGCCAAGGACACCGACAACGCGAGCGAAG ACGATTTGAAGGAGATTTGCCAAATGTATTACGACCGCGTCTACCTTTGTGAGGGTCAGAAGTGGGATTTGGAGCGTGAAGTTCGGAAAAGGGACTACGAG ATCTCGGACTTGAACAGCCAGGTGAACGACCTCCGAGGTAAATT CATGAAGCCAACGTTGAAGAAAGTCTCCAAGTACGAGAACAAGTTCGCCAAGCTGCAGAAGAAGGCAGCCGAGTTCAACTTCCGTAACCAGCTGAAACAGGTGAAGAAGAAGGAGTTCACCCTCGAAGAAGAGGACAAGGAG AAGAAACCGGACTGGTCAAAGAAGGGCGAGGAAAAGAAGGTAAAGGAAGAAGAGGTGGAGGCATGA